The Eriocheir sinensis breed Jianghai 21 chromosome 49, ASM2467909v1, whole genome shotgun sequence genome has a segment encoding these proteins:
- the LOC126981852 gene encoding uncharacterized protein LOC126981852 isoform X1, with product MGRRSLLSLLLLVLLVFGYGPRPSLARCTATNPTQVYEGEKEITTKHSESGEAVYVTSFSVRPSSGFQSVNLTATAEAEIDGSKQTVLFSHLITADKCFKNDKWMKVHMWADLGKDPTLGFRVGDCWKECRADLGTATTGKLTLRWLNVTTRGRSKWTNEVSGKRCIKQLGQGRPSNVPNCGSQILQPPSSSTQTTLQPPSSSTQTTLQPPSSSKPRTNVSQFRLVGASVVMASVVVVTGAMLVLIGVCLRKKKRNATGTDSSTQTTVRERTNEALNNQDEAVGSSVIVFSHTEGPAGGRTEKLLFKNVAEGEMEGGTQDYVYEIL from the exons ATGGGTAGGAGAAGCCTGCTGTCTCTCCTGCTCCTTGTCCTGCTGGTGTTCGGCTACGGCCCTCGCCCCAGCCTAGCCAGGTGCACCGCCACCAACCCCACACAGGTgtacgaaggagagaaggagattacTACAAAGCATTCAGAGAGCGGGGAAGCGGTGTATGTCACGTCCTTCTCCGTGCGGCCATCGAGTGGTTTCCAAAGTGTCAATCTAACAGCGACAGCAGAAGCAGAGATAGATGGAAGCAAGCAGACTGTCCTATTCTCTCATCTCATCACAGCAGACAAGTGTTTCAAGAATGACAAGTGGATGAAAGTGCATATGTGGGCGGACTTGGGAAAAGATCCTACACTTGGGTTTCGCGTTGGGGATTGCTGGAAGGAATGCAGGGCCGACTTAGGCACCGCCACGACAGGGAAGCTTACTTTACGGTGGCTTAATGTCACCACGCGTGGCCGATCCAAGTGGACCAACGAAGTGTCAGGTAAACGTTGCATCAAACAACTGGGCCAAGGCCGTCCCTCAAACGTCCCCAATTGTGGTTCCCAGATTCTACAGCCCCCCTCGTCATCCACCCAGACGACTCTACAGCCACCCTCGTCATCCACCCAGACGACTCTACAGCCCCCCTCATCTTCCAAACCGCGTACCAACGTGTCTCAGTTCAGATTGGTGGGGGCGAGCGTGGTGATGgcgagcgtggtggtggtgacgggggccATGCTGGTGCTGATAGGGGTGtgcttgaggaagaagaagaggaatgccaCTGGTACGG ACAGCAGCACACAAACGACGGTGAGGGAGCGCACCAACGAGGCACTCAACAACCAGGACGAGGCAGTGGGCTCCTCGGTAATAGTTTTTAGCCACACCGAAGGCCCGGCTGGCGGAAGAACAGAGAAACTCCTCTTTAAAAACGTAGccgaaggagagatggaaggcggCACACAGGACTACGTTTATGAAATTCTTTAG
- the LOC126981852 gene encoding uncharacterized protein LOC126981852 isoform X6: protein MGRRSLLSLLLLVLLVFGYGPRPSLARCTATNPTQVYEGEKEITTKHSESGEAVYVTSFSVRPSSGFQSVNLTATAEAEIDGSKQTVLFSHLITADKCFKNDKWMKVHMWADLGKDPTLGFRVGDCWKECRADLGTATTGKLTLRWLNVTTRGRSKWTNEVSGKRCIKQLGQGRPSNVPNCGSQILQPPSSSTQTTLQPPSSSTQTTLQPPSSSKPRTNVSQFRLVGASVVMASVVVVTGAMLVLIGVCLRKKKRNATDSSTQTTVRERTNEALNNQDEAVGSSVIVFSHTEGPAGGRTEKLLFKNVAEGEMEGGTQDYVYEIL from the exons ATGGGTAGGAGAAGCCTGCTGTCTCTCCTGCTCCTTGTCCTGCTGGTGTTCGGCTACGGCCCTCGCCCCAGCCTAGCCAGGTGCACCGCCACCAACCCCACACAGGTgtacgaaggagagaaggagattacTACAAAGCATTCAGAGAGCGGGGAAGCGGTGTATGTCACGTCCTTCTCCGTGCGGCCATCGAGTGGTTTCCAAAGTGTCAATCTAACAGCGACAGCAGAAGCAGAGATAGATGGAAGCAAGCAGACTGTCCTATTCTCTCATCTCATCACAGCAGACAAGTGTTTCAAGAATGACAAGTGGATGAAAGTGCATATGTGGGCGGACTTGGGAAAAGATCCTACACTTGGGTTTCGCGTTGGGGATTGCTGGAAGGAATGCAGGGCCGACTTAGGCACCGCCACGACAGGGAAGCTTACTTTACGGTGGCTTAATGTCACCACGCGTGGCCGATCCAAGTGGACCAACGAAGTGTCAGGTAAACGTTGCATCAAACAACTGGGCCAAGGCCGTCCCTCAAACGTCCCCAATTGTGGTTCCCAGATTCTACAGCCCCCCTCGTCATCCACCCAGACGACTCTACAGCCACCCTCGTCATCCACCCAGACGACTCTACAGCCCCCCTCATCTTCCAAACCGCGTACCAACGTGTCTCAGTTCAGATTGGTGGGGGCGAGCGTGGTGATGgcgagcgtggtggtggtgacgggggccATGCTGGTGCTGATAGGGGTGtgcttgaggaagaagaagaggaatgccaCTG ACAGCAGCACACAAACGACGGTGAGGGAGCGCACCAACGAGGCACTCAACAACCAGGACGAGGCAGTGGGCTCCTCGGTAATAGTTTTTAGCCACACCGAAGGCCCGGCTGGCGGAAGAACAGAGAAACTCCTCTTTAAAAACGTAGccgaaggagagatggaaggcggCACACAGGACTACGTTTATGAAATTCTTTAG